A single region of the Maniola jurtina chromosome 21, ilManJurt1.1, whole genome shotgun sequence genome encodes:
- the LOC123876166 gene encoding uncharacterized protein LOC123876166 yields the protein MFLSRSSSVNTMGSPLPEPDLNRDLIVEERRIIARLYIFLGKEYRYVQSLNPNGDLTPLSNILRRTAEATGVTEKKVLQCVQEFAEEFTDQIVYEPPKMRFKHNVLR from the exons ATGTTCTTATCACGCAGCAGCTCTGTGAATACGATGGGGTCACCATTGCCAGAGCCGGACTTAAACAGAGATCTTATTGTAGAG GAGAGAAGAATCATCGCGCGGCTCTATATCTTTCTGGGAAAGGAGTACAGATATGTTCAATCATTGAACCCTAACGGTGATTTGACGCCCCTGTCCAATATACTCAGGCGAACCGCCGAGGCGACGGGGGTTACGGAAAAAAAGGTTTTGCAATGCGTACAGGAGTTTGCTGAGGAGTTCACCGACCAAATTGTGTATGAGCCTCCCAAAATGAGATTCAAACATAATGTGCTCCGGTGA